The following proteins are co-located in the Branchiostoma lanceolatum isolate klBraLanc5 chromosome 16, klBraLanc5.hap2, whole genome shotgun sequence genome:
- the LOC136421693 gene encoding alpha-2,8-sialyltransferase 8B-like codes for MTTTPVRHYHTCALVGNGGILLDSSCGNEIDSHDYVIRINMAPIKGYEKDVGRKSNMTFVNLQKTLQLPKDLVSRKKRKAILQNLALLNGSVISYVKPTTVSVTRALESLSSVLKKNNLDVTITYSLRNVPVVMTRMLRSTLISDMKSPTSGLIAYILGTTFCDVITLYGFYPFATDMRNRTLFYHYYDQIPVNHRNRHNFDIEYDFLKSENKTASVRLVSDICT; via the exons ATGACAACAACGCCGGTTCGTCATTACCACACATGCGCACTCGTCGGAAACGGCGGGATTCTCCTCGACAGCAGCTGTGGGAACGAGATCGACAGTCACGATTACGTCATCAGAATCAACATGGCGCCCATCAAAGGTTATGAAAAG GACGTCGGACGTAAATCCAACATGACCTTCGTGAACCTACAGAAAACCCTACAGCTACCGAAAGATCTGGTGTCCAGAAAAAAGAGAAAGGCGATACTCCAAAACTTAGCTCTACTGAACGGCAGCGTCATCAGCTACGTCAAACCAACCACCGTGTCCGTTACACGGGCTTTGGAATCTCTGAGCTCCGTGCTGAAGAAAAATAATCTCGACGTCACCATTACGTATTCATTACGTAATGTGCCGGTAGTGATGACAAG GATGCTTCGTTCAACCCTGATTTCCGACATGAAGTCCCCAACATCCGGGCTCATCGCCTACATCCTGGGAAcgacgttctgtgacgtcatcaccctgtACGGCTTTTACCCATTCGCCACGGACATGCGCAATAGGACGTTGTTTTATCACTACTATGATCAAATCCCCGTCAATCACAGAAATAGGCACAACTTTGATATTGAATATGATTTTCtcaaatctgaaaacaaaaCTGCGTCAGTTAGACTGGTTTCGGACATCTGCACATAA